From the genome of Podospora pseudoanserina strain CBS 124.78 chromosome 7 map unlocalized CBS124.78p_7.2, whole genome shotgun sequence, one region includes:
- the ARL2 gene encoding ADP-ribosylation factor-like protein 2 (EggNog:ENOG503NXZN; COG:U; BUSCO:EOG09264RJ7), with protein MLSILRKARLKDKELRILMLGLDNAGKTTIVKKIMGEDINTVSPTLGFIIKTIDYEGYKLNIWDVGGQKTLRSYWRNYFEKTDALIWVVDATDRLRIADCREELHGLLQEERLSGASLLVFANKTDVEGCMTAEELKDGLNLDEIRTHQWKILRCSAVTGQNLKEGLAWVVDDAKARLFLY; from the exons ATGCTGTCCATTTTGAGGAAGGCAAGGTTgaaggacaaggagctgCGCATTTTGATGCT TGGTCTTGACAATGCGGGCAAAACCACCATTGTCAAAAAGATCATGGGCGAGGATATCAACACCGTCAGCCCCACCCTTGgcttcatcatcaagacGATTGACTACGAAGG ATACAAGTTAAATATTT GGGATGTCGGCGGTCAAAAGACTCTTCGTTCGTACTGGCGCAACTATTTCGAAAAGACCGACGCCTTGATTTGGGTGGTTGATGCCACAGATCGACTGCGCATTGCCGACTGCAGAGAGGAATTGCATGGGCTTCTTCAGGAAGAG CGACTTTCAGGGGCAAGTCTGCTTGTGTTTGCAAATAAGACAGATGTTGAAGGGTGCATGACGGCAGAGGAGCTTAAAGAT GGACTGAACCTTGATGAGATTCGAACACATCAGTGGAAGATTCTGAGATGTAGCGCTGTCACGGGACAAAACCTGAAAGAAGGTCTGGCTTGGGTTGTGGACGACGCCAAAGCCCGGTTGTTTCTTTACTAA
- the NUT2 gene encoding RNA polymerase II mediator complex subunit (EggNog:ENOG503P6MC; COG:K) yields MAPVTSDLPQVQDSVSTTLTLLFQTLTNISLYDSAGRPSAPVLASDLTALDDSLLKVSRLANALPPSAVPGIPLPSWNTSKTGETPTSTPENSSSWRLNHLTRGKMHAFRDFRDVLAREMAAAMPEVKEDAMRVVEETGGKGPVLLGDEEGKTEGR; encoded by the exons ATGGCACCTGTAACCTCCGACCTCCCCCAAGTCCAAG ACTCCGTCTcaacaaccctaaccctcctcttccaaaccCTAACCAACATCTCCCTCTACGACTCCGCCGGCCGCCCCTCCGCCCCGGTCCTAGCATCCGACCTTACAGCCCTAGAcgactccctcctcaaagtcTCCCGCCTAGccaacgccctccccccctccgccgtgCCCGGcatacccctcccctcatGGAATACGTCGAAAACGGGCGAAACCCCGACATCTACACCAGAGAATTCGTCGAGCTG GAGGTTGAACCATCTCACCAGAGGCAAGATGCACGCCTTTCGAGATTTCAGGGATGTCCTCGCGAGAGAGATGGCGGCGGCTATGCctgaggtgaaggaggatgcgatgagggtggtggaggagacgggaGGGAAGGGGCCGGTTCTGttgggagatgaggaggggaagacggaggggaggtga
- a CDS encoding uncharacterized protein (COG:Z; EggNog:ENOG503Q4WJ) — MPGSRPKPPCVQSVVPCCRSGSCLRPSKVPLQDPTCSLPACAYLFLEALEVRTPARRGFGDTAPGPDSTEPRRSALPIVYIFNLISPVCVSCRQDDAMSDEVSDFLRSVELLKERREEEDEARSRELEERILQEKRERQARRAERARSISPQKSSPANTPSPTSHRIGLPSLADGTSLPSPAFERSGSPLPRGVSSLDEPTDSVTDLSSSPTKENEFPLDSDIKRTSVSVTSPSVGVASARSPLSWQRRPRSQTSDRIKMRPLSMVAAENAARNSPNLSEPAPPAEETLSRDQIAQSLAGKDPSWFRQTADPGRGSGAFRKTQVEDEDTVDVTSSARTQLPGMSRPSATDSPRDSPRPESQTLPMQLGSPLPITSAQRLEPPISDAFGEPDTPTSNRHSIASPGRTSPARTGSPTKGMGGFVQSAMMKRSDSVKRWSVNSPGGLQRADSVVSPRASPRPTSMLFREGSSTPLSRPTSSYGKEEAEKTETQQEDQKEEKELQQEEDIPAGAKTPKQPKAEQQEESEKTTPPTSPSKTMDPRRWSPTKSSSWLEAALNKPESPKAKPAPTPAPNQPAWMLELNKAKAQKVISASAEPLRSPSFLKKAEVKTDGLMRSTPMGASLKPSALSSFPAVPAVATSDKAPVSDFRNNLRKPSPTNEAFETTAPSLPAKIKPEVASKNDFRANLKHRSSAFDANKSSEAVDELKTVFGSLRRTKTQNYVAPDELKDNIVRGKRGLSITGGPKKTERVDEFKDAILKKKEDFKKAQEEGRGVTRELSSASEKSFPEGLVKKLELNRTGTFSKPSPPELPQASPGLASSNRTSYFSPKPEISSSTTSKFSPEAEPTTATKQTTLPGRLSGRSGGSVGGLAERFNPALAGLIARGPLGASGPAKSPEASASSDSGEAAATEEPTKPGPQLTHMTKGRARGPKRKAPSSIAKAVEQPVEKQSSADLNKEAATAPPPAKPVTSPKPSRFASSATAENDTAASKTEKQVTSPKPDRFSGSKTDSESVAERRKSFILQRRKSVAEVIALVDSSSRASKVEAEPTGQPISLVGSPSVKTRARSPTKVHEQVAALAALSQQASKPAEDEAPPASAPIRNRPRSTTKVHEQAAALAALAAKGQQAAEEPAAVSTPVRTRSRSPTKVFDQVVALAAKNQALGAAEEDATPAPSSPKKLDMKRISKFMDQQDQATILPEPVKSRPASPAKESFTAVASPQPEPLALRSSSPSKDRFSGLASPSAGKQLLSERPQLEPSAPIKSTPPVLGGGVGLGLTQSDVAPKPPRKDTKEFERPPRVPPKGARPLPEPPAVTSTPPRTVASPPPLVQSPSFRSPTKHASDVSSMLTDFFGSERPRRKYTTDAAEILVKRPVSTAPVRTQLAQLFQLTPEGKKIPVPPHHERVLFEREMYICPHSFIDSTGRNVNEIYFWAGDEVPSPVVEDTYLFAAREARSFGGKLIKLTQGKESSEFLQALGGIIIVRRGSSNKYDSLAPHMLCGRRYHGQVAFDEVDFSPLSLCSGFPYLITHEGKCTLWKGKGSDMEELGCARLVGMEFALSGDLAEVDEGYETPRFWALFGAGATTNTRPISADHWRLKTNYGRYSNRLFVANADASSSTQIEELSPFSQTDLSPSKIYVLDAFFEIYIIVGGKSQSQYAAFHIALDFAQEYAILAAGMEDRPFVPVATVVLEGIPRDLKAVFRKWRDSASPTRTVVPSQQQQQQQSAGEPQRSSSSGSNKGGGLRRARSLKIVPLNVALKAVAEN; from the exons ATGCCAGGTTCCCGTCCCAAGCCTCCATGCGTCCAAAGTGTTGTCCCGTGCTGCCGGTCTGGTTCCTGTTTGAGACCATCAAAAGTGCCCCTCCAGGACCCTACATGCTCTCTTCCTGCTTGTGCCTACCTATTCCTTGAAGCTCTTGAAGTGCGAACACCAGCCCGTCGTGGATTTGGTGATACTGCCCCGGGCCCCGACAGCACAGAGCCGCGCCGAAGCGCTCTCCCTATTGTTTACATCTTTAATCTAATTTCCCCCGTGTGCGTGTCATGCAGACAGGACGACGCCATGTCTGACGAGGTTTCCGACTTTTTGCGGTCAGTCGAGTTGTTGAAGGAGCGAcgcgaagaagaggacgaggcaCGCTCGCGAGAACTCGAGGAGAGGATCCtgcaggagaagagagagcgACAGGCCCGACGTGCAG AACGCGCAAGATCGATTTCACCACAAAAGTCTTCCCCAGCcaacacaccatcacctaCCTCGCATCGAATTGGTCTACCGTCGCTTGCCGATGGCACAAGCTTGCCATCGCCTGCATTCGAGCGTTCGGGAAGCCCACTGCCGCGGGGTGTATCATCATTGGATGAGCCTACGGATAGCGTAACCGACTTATCGAGCtcaccaacaaaagaaaacgagTTCCCCCTCGACTCCGATATCAAGCGAACGAGTGTCTCTGTAACTTCGCCATCTGTCGGTGTCGCTTCTGCCCGATCTCCCCTTTCGTGGCAAAGAAGGCCTAGGTCACAAACCTCCGATCGGATCAAGATGAGACCATTATCAATGGTGGCTGCTGAGAACGCCGCTCGAAACTCGCCCAACCTCTCCGAACCGGCACCTCCGGCCGAGGAAACCCTCTCTCGAGACCAGATTGCGCAGTCCCTGGCTGGCAAGGACCCCTCCTGGTTTCGGCAGACGGCCGACCCTGGCCGCGGCTCGGGAGCATTCAGGAAGACTCAggtcgaggacgaagacACGGTTGATGTCACTTCATCTGCACGCACCCAGCTTCCCGGCATGTCTCGTCCCTCCGCAACGGACTCCCCAAGGGATAGCCCTCGACCTGAGTCTCAGACTCTGCCCATGCAGCTCGGATCGCCCCTCCCTATCACAAGCGCCCAGCGTCTCGAGCCCCCAATTAGCGATGCATTCGGAGAACCTGACACCCCAACATCTAATCGTCACTCTATCGCATCACCTGGGCGGACATCCCCGGCAAGAACCGGGTCTCCCACCAAAGGAATGGGTGGATTTGTGCAAAGTGCCATGATGAAGCGTTCCGATAGCGTCAAGCGGTGGAGTGTAAATTCTCCAGGGGGCTTGCAACGTGCCGACTCCGTGGTGTCTCCTAGGGCCAGCCCTCGTCCTACTAGCATGCTGTTCAGAGAGGGATCGTCGACCCCCCTTTCAAGACCTACTTCGAGCTatggaaaagaggaggcAGAGAAGACGGAGACTCAACAGGAAGACcaaaaggaagagaaggaactACAGCAAGAGGAGGACATCCCGGCCGGAGCGAAGACCCCAAAACAGCCAAAGGCTGAGCAACAGGAGGAATCTGAAAAAACTACCCCTCCAACAAGCCCTTCAAAGACAATGGATCCCCGGAGATGGAGTCCCACCAAAAGCTCGAGCTGGCTTGAGGCTGCTCTCAACAAACCAGAGTCCCCCAAAGCGAAGCCTGCCCCAACCCCTGCACCAAACCAGCCTGCCTGGATGCTAGAGTTgaacaaggccaaggcgCAAAAAGTGATCAGCGCGAGCGCGGAGCCGCTACGAAGCCCATCCTTCTTGAAGAAGGCTGAAGTGAAGACCGACGGACTTATGAGGTCCACTCCCATGGGAGCCAGTCTGAAACCATCCGCGCTGAGCTCGTTCCCGGCTGTTCCTGCAGTTGCGACGAGCGATAAAGCGCCGGTCAGCGATTTCCGTAACAACCTCAgaaaaccatcaccaacaaacgAGGCCTTTGAGACTACTGCCCCCAGCCTACCAGCCAAGATTAAGCCTGAGGTAGCGTCGAAAAATGATTTCCGCGCCAATCTCAAGCACCGCTCTTCGGCCTTCGATGCTAACAAGTCATCAGAAGCCGTAGATGAGCTCAAGACTGTGTTTGGAAGCCTGCGCAGGACCAAGACACAGAATTACGTGGCTCCAGATGAACTCAAGGACAACATTGTAAGAGGCAAGAGAGGCTTGAGCATCACTGGCGGACCCAAAAAGACGGAGCGTGTGGACGAGTTCAAAGACGCTATCctaaagaaaaaagaggatTTCAAAAAGgcacaagaagaagggcggggTGTCACAAGAGAACTTAGCTCTGCATCCGAAAAGTCATTTCCCGAGGGCCTGGTCAAAAAGTTGGAGCTCAACCGAACTGGTACTTTCTCCAAGCCTTCCCCTCCGGAATTACCTCAGGCATCCCCTGGGCTTGCCAGCTCAAATCGCACCAGCTATTTCTCCCCCAAGCCAGAaatctcctcatcaacaacctcgaaaTTTTCTCCAGAAGCTGAGCCAACAACGGCTACAAAACAAACGACACTGCCCGGGAGGCTTAGTGGCCGAAGTGGGGGCAGTGTTGGAGGGTTAGCAGAGAGATTCAATCCTGCTTTGGCAGGCCTCATAGCAAGAGGTCCGCTAGGAGCTTCGGGCCCAGCCAAGAGCCCAGAGGCGTCTGCTAGCTCTGACTCCGGAGAAGCTGCGGCAACAGAAGAACCCACAAAGCCTGGGCCTCAGCTGACTCATATGACAAAGGGTAGAGCCCGTGGTCCTAAGAGGAAGGCCCCGTCCAGTATTGCAAAGGCCGTTGAGCAACCTGTAGAGAAGCAATCGTCTGCCGACTTGAACAAGGAAGCTGCCACCGCTCCGCCCCCGGCCAAGCCAGTCACTTCTCCCAAGCCTTCCAGATTCGCTAGCTCTGCGACGGCCGAGAACGACACCGCAGCCTCGAAGACCGAGAAGCAAGTGACATCCCCGAAGCCGGACAGGTTTTCTGGCTCCAAGACAGACAGTGAGTCGGTTGCGGAACGGCGTAAGTCGTTCATTCTGCAGAGGCGAAAGTCTGTTGCAGAGGTCATTGCACTCGTTGATTCCTCCAGCCGGGCTTCGAAAGTGGAAGCTGAGCCTACCGGCCAACCCATCTCTCTGGTTGGATCTCCTTCTGTTAAAACCAGAGCCCGGTCGCCGACCAAGGTGCATGAACAGGTGGCAGCACTCGCGGCATTGAGTCAACAAGCATCAAAGcctgccgaggatgaggctcCACCGGCCTCTGCTCCCATCAGAAACCGCCCTcgatccaccaccaaagttCATGAACAGGCTGCAGCGCTTGCAGCCCTTGCTGCTAAGGGTCAGCAAGCTGCCGAAGAACCAGCAGCTGTGTCTACTCCTGTCAGAACCCGCTCCCGTTCTCCAACCAAGGTGTTTGACCAGGTAGTTGCCCTTGCGGCCAAGAACCAGGCCTTGGGTGCCGCTGAGGAGGACGCTACACCCGCACCGTCAAGCCCAAAGAAGCTCGATATGAAGAGGATCTCCAAGTTTATGGATCAGCAAGACCAGGCCACTATCTTGCCCGAGCCTGTGAAGTCACGACCCGCTTCACCTGCCAAAGAGAGCTTCACCGCCGTTGCAAGCCCGCAACCCGAGCCTCTCGCTTTGCGGTCGTCCTCACCGTCCAAGGACCGCTTCTCGGGCCTGGCTAGTCCCTCGGCCGGAAAGCAGTTGTTGAGCGAAAGGCCCCAGCTCGAGCCATCAGCGCCCATCAAGAGCACCCCCCCAGTGCTTGGTGGCGGAGTCGGCTTGGGCTTGACACAGTCGGACGTGGCCCCAAAGCCACCTCGAAAAGACACCAAAGAATTCGAGAGACCACCTAGAGTGCCCCCCAAGGGCGCTAGGCCTCTTCCCGAGCCTCCCGCGGTCACATCTACGCCTCCTCGGACGGTCGCGTCCCCCCCACCTCTTGTACAATCCCCTTCTTTCCGGTCTCCTACGAAGCATGCTTCGGATGTTTCGTCTATGCTTACCGATTTCTTTGGCTCAGAGCGTCCTCGGCGAAAGTACACTACCGACGCGGCCGAGATTCTCGTAAAGCGGCCGGTATCGACCGCGCCCGTTCGCACTCAGCTGGCTCAGCTTTTCCAACTGACCCCAGAGGGCAAAAAGATACCTGTGCCGCCACATCACGAACGGGTCTTGTTCGAGCGTGAGATGTACATTTGCCCCCACTCTTTCATTGACAGCACTGGGAGGAACGTGAATGAAATTTACTTTTGGGCTGGCGACGAGGTTCCCTCGCCTGTCGTGGAGGATACGTACCTCTTTGCGGCGAGGGAAGCTCGCTCCTTTGGCGGCAAGCTCATCAAATTAACACAGGGCAAGGAGAGCTCCGAATTTCTGCAGGCTCTCGGCGGCATTATCATTGTTCGACGTGGATCAAGCAACAAATACGACTCGCTTGCGCCGCATATGCTCTGTGGCAGGCGGTACCACGGCCAGGTTGCGTtcgatgaggttgatttCTCGCCTCTGAGTCTGTGCTCTGGCTTTCCTTATCTGATCACCCATGAAGGCAAGTGTACTCTCTGGAAGGGCAAAGGCAGTGAcatggaggagttgggttgTGCGAGATTGGTGGGCATGGAGTTTGCGTTGTCGGGCGATCTGGCCGAGGTCGACGAGGGCTATGAGACTCCGAGATTCTGGGCTCTCTTTGGGGCAggggccaccaccaacacgcGGCCTATCTCGGCGGATCACTGGAGGCTGAAGACGAATTATGGCAGATACAGCAACAGGCTGTTTGTTGCCAATGCCGATGCCTCCAGCAGCACACAG ATCGAGGAACTGTCACCCTTTAGCCAAACAGACCTATCGCCATCCAAGATCTACGTCCTCGACGCCTTTTTCGAAATCTACATCATCGTCGGAGGCAAGTCGCAGTCACAATACGCCGCCTTCCACATCGCGCTGGACTTTGCTCAAGAATACGCCATACTTGCCGCCGGCATGGAGGACAGACCGTTTGTCCCTGTTGCCACCGTCGTGTTGGAGGGTATCCCAAGAGACTTGAAAGCCGTGTTCAGAAAGTGGAGAGACAGCGCCAGTCCCACCAGGACGGTTGTGCCctcacagcaacagcaacaacaacagtcaGCTGGTGAGCCgcaaagaagcagcagctcggGAAGTAACAAGGGTGGCGGGttgaggagagcgaggagcTTGAAGATTGTGCCTTTGAATGTGGCGTTGAAGGCGGTGGCGGAGAATTAA
- the DRS1 gene encoding nucleolar DEAD-box protein required for synthesis of 60S ribosomal subunit (EggNog:ENOG503NXAQ; COG:A) translates to MAPVQKKRKTVDDDFILTISDNEEIPNEEEDVEVAAASARPKKKTKTVKKEKKGKKGKKQQRQEGEDEEEEEENDDKEAVWDDGAMDSDFEFALEGVNDFGEEFDGAWGFDDAKKNMLKGGENKVMVDLDAIIERRRAKKEAKAGKKKEEEEEEVEEEGEEMAEVDLDDDDDEVLAEDGFGMGVGSDVEEEEEEEPKDGSDSEDEDEEKDGEADDDDDATSDNDSVATPINHPDDEKDSESEDDEEDAEEAAKRKEFFADEGDVKQEKGVHSSFLEMSLSRPILKGLNSVGFTKPTPIQSKTIPIALMGKDVVGGAVTGSGKTGAFLVPILERLLYRSKKVATTRVVILAPTRELAIQCHAVGVKLASHTDIKFCLAVGGLSLKVQEQELRLRPDVVIATPGRFIDHMRNSASFAVETVEILVLDEADRMLEDGFADELNEILTTLPKSRQTMLFSATMTSSVDRLIRAGLNKPVRIQVDSQKKTASNLRQEFVRLRPGREKKRMGYLVHICKTLYTERVIIFFRQKKIAHETRIIFGLLGMSCAELHGSMNQAQRIASVEAFRDGKVNFLLATDLASRGLDIKGVDTVINYEAPQNLEIYIHRIGRTARAGRSGVALTLAAEPDRKVVKAAVRAGKAQGAKITSRIIEANDADKWQDQIDEMEGEIKEIMQEEKEEKQLQQVEMQVKKGENMIKYEEEIASRPKRTWFETQDDKRAAKLAGREELNGIREQLKKKSQGKLSNKDKKKLDAKQEMKEGRTWKKGKEERAGKGAVLNLSKVKKPKTKGPAGKKSFKRR, encoded by the exons ATGGCGCCCGttcaaaagaagagaaaaaccgtcgacgacgacttcatcctcaccatctccgACAATGAGGAAATCCCaaacgaggaggaggacgtcgaggttgccgccgcctccgctcggccaaaaaagaagaccaagactgtgaagaaggagaaaaagggcaagaaggggaagaagcaacaacgacaggagggggaggatgaggaagaagaggaggagaatgacGACAAGGAGGCTGTTTGGGATGATGGCGCTATGGATTCCGACTTTGAGTTTGCGCTCGAAGGTGTGAACGACTTTGGGGAAGAATTCGACGGCGCGTGGGGTTTTGACGATGCGAAGAAGAATATGCTCAAGGGGGGCGAGAATAAGGTTATGGTTGATTTGGATGCTATCattgagaggaggagggcgaagaaggaggccaaggctgggaagaagaaggaggaggaggaggaggaagtggaagaggagggtgaggagatgGCGGAAGTGGAccttgacgacgatgatgatgaggtgttGGCGGAGGATGGCTTTGGTATGGGCGTGGGGTctgatgtcgaggaggaggaagaggaggagccaAAAGACGGTTCCGAttctgaggatgaggacgaggagaaggatggcgaggccgacgacgacgacgatgctACTTCGGACAATGACTCGGTCGCGACACCCATCAATCACCCCGACGACGAGAAAGACTCCGAATCcgaagacgatgaagaagatgccgaggaggctgctaaGAGGAAAGAGTTCTTTGCCGATGAGGGCGACGTCAAGCAAGAAAAGGGCGTCCACAGTTCCTTCCTCGAGATGTCGCTTTCCCGTCCTATTCTCAAGGGTCTGAACTCGGTCGGATTCACAAAGCCCACGCCAATTCAGTCCAAGACAATACCAATCGCGCTCATGGGCAAGGATGTTGTCGGTGGTGCCGTGACTGGTTCCGGTAAAACGGGTGCCTTCCTCGTACCCATTCTCGAGCGTCTCCTCTACCGGTCAAAGAAGGTTGCGACAACCAGAGTCGTCATTTTGGCGCCAACGCGTGAATTGGCCATTCAGTGCCACGCTGTCGGTGTCAAGCTGGCATCGCACACAGACATCAAGTTCTGtctggctgttggtggtCTTAGTTTGAAGGTTCAAGAACAGGAGCTGCGCCTGAGACCTGATGTGGTCATCGCCACCCCTGGTCGTTTCATTGATCATATGCGCAACTCTGCCAGCTTTGCTGTTGAGACTGTCGAGATTCTGGTGCTTGATGAGGCCGACAGAATGCTCGAAGACGGGTTCGCGGATGAACTGAACGAaattctcaccaccctccccaagtCGAGGCAAACAATGCTCTTCTCGGCCACCATGACATCGTCCGTTGACAGGCTCATTCGTGCCGGTCTCAACAAGCCTGTCCGCATCCAGGTTGATTCTCAAAAGAAGACTGCCAGCAACCTCAGACAAGAGTTTGTGCGGTTGCGACCGGGCCGTGAGAAGAAGCGTATGGGATACCTGGTACACATTTGCAAGACCCTTTACACAGAGCGCGTCATTATTTTCTTCAGGCAAAAGAAGATTGCGCACGAGACTCGCATCATCTTTGGTCTTTTAGGCATGAGCTGCGCAGAGCTTCACGGCAGCATGAACCAAGCACAG CGTATCGCTAGTGTTGAAGCATTCAGAGACGGCAAGGTCAATTTCCTTTTAGCTACAGATTTGGCCTCTCGTGGTTTGGATATCAAGGGTGTTGACACTGTCATCAACTACGAGGCCCCTCAAAACTTGGAAATCTACATCCATCGTATCGGTCGTACTGCCCGTGCGGGCCGTAGCGGTGTTGCCCTCACGCTGGCAGCCGAGCCCGACCGCAAGGTTGTCAAGGCGGCTGTAAGGGCCGGCAAGGCTCAGGGCGCAAAGATTACCAGCAGAATCATCGAGGCAAATGATGCCGACAAGTGGCAAGATCAGATTGACGAGATGGAgggcgagatcaaggagatcatgcaggaagagaaggaggagaagcaacTTCAACAAGTGGAGATGCAGGTCAAGAAGGGTGAGAACATGATCAAGTACGAAGAGGAGATCGCCTCGCGACCCAAGCGTACATGGTTCGAGACCCAGGATGACAAGAGAGCCGCCAAACTTGCGGGCCGCGAAGAGCTCAACGGCATAAGGGAAcagctcaagaagaagagccaaGGCAAGCTGAGCAACAAGgataagaagaagctcgatgCCAAGCAAGAAATGAAGGAAGGCAGGACAtggaagaagggcaaggaaGAGAGAGCTGGAAAGGGGGCGGTCCTGAACCTTTCCAAGGtgaagaagcccaagacgaAGGGGCCGGCTGGCAAGAAGTCGTTCAAGAGGAGGTAG